In Lycium ferocissimum isolate CSIRO_LF1 chromosome 7, AGI_CSIRO_Lferr_CH_V1, whole genome shotgun sequence, the sequence TTCTTATCATGTTTTCAGTTTCTTTTTGTCTGCTCAAGCTTAAAGCGTCTGCAGTTAGGGGCTAGTGAATATGGaatgattatggatgaccaaCATACATGACAAAGCTTATAGACTGTGCTGAAGCTTTATGCCATAGTCAAGCATTGGGTTGTTTATCGAGAAAATGCTAAGAGTCAAGTTTTAGAAGCTGGTTTTTGTTTCTTGGTAAGAGAAAGGCCAAAAAGAAATATGGTGTGACCTGATAGAGGGAGCCGGATCATCATAACAATGCTGTTTAATTTGTGCTCTAGTAGATGGCAATGCTGTAGGAGCTTAAGTGAATTCAATATCTGTTGGGGGCTGCTGGGGCTAGTTTATCAGAAAAGTCTTTCGTCAATATTTTTGTATTCTGAATACGTAGTCAATTGTTAGGTTacgtttgaattgattattcgAGAGCTGCCTGCAGCTATTATCCTGAAGCTTTATAATTCTAATTCTATTTAACTACTACGTCATATTTAATTTCAATTTGCTAATGGAGTTTAACTGAAGTAACCAGAGAAGGTTGAATGGGTTTTTTTGGGCCAACTCTTGAATGGGTTTTTTTGGGCCAACTCTCTTTCATTCTGTTCCGTGCTCTGCACTATTATCTCCACTTTCTTTTATCAGTGAAAGTGTGGACCACTATGTTGTTTATCCTAAAATACCTGAACATGGTACATGTCTCAGCACAagttattttgttcatttgaCATTGCCCTTTAGTTCTGTTTTTGGGACAGGAGTGAACTTCTTTACCTGTATTACTTGGTCTTTTTTCTAACACTTGTTGTTTTGCCTAGATACCATTCAATTATTAAGTTGCTGAAATCTCTCATCCGCAAAGCTCACCAGTGCCAACACTTAAGGCTGTTGAAAAAACACTGTTCTACTCCATCATTGGATCAAGATACCAAAAGCATTGCTGCAACTATCTTGGAGGTTAGAGTTTGTTGAACTTCTTAAATTTTAGTTTATCCCTTCTTGTTTCCGGTCCCTTTGAGGTTTAAAAgttatatgaaaagaaagaaaaatagtctttattcaccggTACTCTCTACCATTTGACTCCCAAAGACTTATCAACCGAGCCGCATATATTTTTGAGATTTTGGGTATTACTTCAATTTGTGGGCCAGGCTGTTGCCTACTGCAATCTCTTATTGTTATCCAATAGAAGAAATCTGGTCATATGACCTTTTCTTCGATGCCACTTTTTATCTGACATAACTAGGTGCAGTTAGTCAAAACTGAAAAGTCAATGAATGGTCCAACTCAGTTCTCCATAACTAGCATTTCCAGATATATGATTATTGAATGTGTGATGTTCTGAACTGTTTGGGATCAGGGAAACAAATCTGAAGCAAGTTTACTTGCAAATGATAGTCCGGAATCTTTGTTGCAGCCAACCAATTATTATTGTATGAAGGAGCAAGTTGTATCATTTGCTTGGGCTGTTTGTCGAAGTATAGTGCCCATAGATTTGCTGGGGACTACTTCTAATTGGAGAGTTCTAACGAATAATATATACAAGTTTGTTAAGCTACGAAGGTTTGAGAAATTCACGTCCAAGCAGTGCATGAGGAAAGTTAAACTATCTAGTTATCCTCTACTATCAGATGAATACTCCTTTTTATTGAAACATCAACTACTAGAACGCTGGATATTTTggttattttcttcttttgttttgccTCTGGTTCAAGCCAACTTTTACGTAACTGAAGCTGAGCATGAGAAACAAGATATATTTTACTATCGCAAGCCTACTTGGGAGAATATTATTTCCAAAGCTGTGACCTGCTTAAGAGATCAAGGTTATGAAGAATTAACTGCTGCATCTGTCAGGAAAATAATAAGGACTAGGTCATTTGGCTTCTCAAAAGTACGTCTACTTCCAAAAAAAAGGGGAGTAAGAATGCTGGCAAATCTTAAAGCATCACTAAAGTTGCCTGTGAATCATCCTCTGCAACCCAGAGGTCACAGAAAAGTAGGCGCTGGTAGAAATGTCAAGTATCACAATTACAAGTCTGTTAATGAAGTCCTCAAAGATTTGCATTTAGTGCTCAAATGTATAGTAGCAAAAGAACCAGAGAGGTTGGGTTCATCTGTATTTGACTATAACGATGTGTATAaaaggcttgtccctttcttaTCAAATCTGAAGAGTGTTTTTTCTGTCAAACCTGGACTATTCATCATTGTATCAGATGTCGAAAGAGCTTTTGATTCTGTAGACCAAGATAAGCTACTGAGTGTGCTGGATGATCTCAATTTGGAggatgaatatttttttaacaaagtTGTTCAAGTTGTGTGCACCAAGAAATCACTGCGGATACCACAAAACTGGACATTAGGAAGTAAAGAGGATGTCCCTGATCCTGCCAACGTCAGGTCTTGTCTTCCCAATCACTCATTGCGTGGCATTCTTGTAAAGCAGCAGGTAGGATATTCTGAACTGCTTTAGGGTAAACACATCTACATGCAAATTTCATGGTCGTCTTTTGGCTTCTTTTGTTTCATAAATTCTTGGCCCTGATTGTGTTTGTTTGAAAGAGCACATACTTATTACCATTAGATGGAACTGTCTTGTGGTAAACACATCTACATTTACATTTCATGGTCTTCTCTTGGCTTCTCTCCCTTCTATGTGAATTTGTTTCATACTTTCTTTGCCTTATTGTGTTTGTTTGAAAGCACACATACACATTACCATTATTTGAACTGCCTTACGGTAAACACATCCACATGTACATTTCATGGTCTTCTCTTGGCTTCTTTCACTTCTGTGTGAATTTGTTTCATAATTCTTTGGTACTAATTGCATTTTTTTGAAGGCATGGTACAATGTGCATATAGAGAATACTGTTCcacaaaagaagaaatacaTGAGATTGGATGAACAACCAACTAACTTAAGGCAGTGAATTGACGTGGATGTTTGTAGTTCAAAAAGAAATTGCACATTGAGCTCTAGGTAGGTATCCCAAGGTTATAATGATCTATGAGGAATGAGGTGTGGGGTGGGAAGGGCATATCAACCAAAGATCCTACTCCTAGAAAGAGGAACGAATCATTTTTCTGATTTGTCATTTTGTATTAAGGCTCCATCAACCAAAgaacaaattagaaaataataatttaatgaacaGTTATATCTTTCAGTTAAAACATTACCTGACATTGATATGCTTTAAGAACCTTACTTCCAAAAAGTGGGTATAACAAAATCTAAATTACTGAATGTTCCAGGTGCAAGGCAGAAAAGTAAGAAAACAACAGCTTCAAAATGATTTGAAGGAGCACATAAAGCGCAATGTGCTGCAGTTAGGTGTCAAGTTTTTCTTGCAATCTGTTGGTATACCTCAAGGAAGTGTTTTGTCCTCTCTGCTCTGCTCCTTGTATTATGGGCATCTTGAGAATTCAGTAATATTTCCATTTCTTGAGAAAGCTTGTAAACCTGACCCTGAGAAAGCTTGTAAACCTGACCCTGAATTTCCTTCAGAGGAATGTCCCGTTGATGATACAGCTGCAAGATATAATCACCTCGTAACGTGTAAACCTAACTATCTGTCGCTTAGGTTTATCGATGACTTGCTTTTCATCTCAACCTCAAAGGAACAGGCTTCTAAGTTCTTCTCCCGGTTGCAGAGAGGGTTTCGTGCCTACAAATGTAACATGAATAAACAAAAATTTGGAACGAACTTTCAGACGAATATTATACAAGGTTTGGGATCGGATagatt encodes:
- the LOC132063137 gene encoding telomerase reverse transcriptase isoform X2 codes for the protein MTISEQCSSSNIISFGYDKMSRFSDTVKLLTSPSWSLLLKRIGDVLMVYLLKNTSIFLRLPRNKHHQVAGVPISDLCLKSHLHISATTYKPSLLHPESRKKRRVDEVYSSTRKKTCIRKKCMMEKLSTETTVSAEANSTCCEVLPSRKGQCYSNTPTPSYGKRKRQYKWQRQRKLRQLKAQGTHSLISCMSFNTKVNWSGDLKCDVSSNSRSPLEKTNVCCSCCLVFQILPEVKKETQINRQTMFYKLESCSSVFPPKHILNYLKPNSSGATRLFKEIFGSLGVYVTTQEAPCMHSSNCNLITSSCLYHSIIKLLKSLIRKAHQCQHLRLLKKHCSTPSLDQDTKSIAATILEGNKSEASLLANDSPESLLQPTNYYCMKEQVVSFAWAVCRSIVPIDLLGTTSNWRVLTNNIYKFVKLRRFEKFTSKQCMRKVKLSSYPLLSDEYSFLLKHQLLERWIFWLFSSFVLPLVQANFYVTEAEHEKQDIFYYRKPTWENIISKAVTCLRDQGYEELTAASVRKIIRTRSFGFSKVRLLPKKRGVRMLANLKASLKLPVNHPLQPRGHRKVGAGRNVKYHNYKSVNEVLKDLHLVLKCIVAKEPERLGSSVFDYNDVYKRLVPFLSNLKSVFSVKPGLFIIVSDVERAFDSVDQDKLLSVLDDLNLEDEYFFNKVVQVVCTKKSLRIPQNWTLGSKEDVPDPANVRSCLPNHSLRGILVKQQVQGRKVRKQQLQNDLKEHIKRNVLQLGVKFFLQSVGIPQGSVLSSLLCSLYYGHLENSVIFPFLEKACKPDPEKACKPDPEFPSEECPVDDTAARYNHLVTCKPNYLSLRFIDDLLFISTSKEQASKFFSRLQRGFRAYKCNMNKQKFGTNFQTNIIQGLGSDRLYVVEDGTSFLRWSGLFINCSTLEIQADYTRYLNSPLSSALTVGWINKPGRDLKAKLCCYLRPKCHPIFYDSNINSAVVVRLNIYQAFLLCSMKFHCYISDLSCLCRFSTEFYADALGKSLRYMKRLIKKRMFSFKTGSDFRPILDVEKGEIEWLGLTAYIRVLKRKQSRYKELLHVLEAKLKALGKLESTSVLQQATDNKRSSILWKIKY